Below is a window of Tolypothrix bouteillei VB521301 DNA.
CTAACCTACATCTACGGAATTGGACTATCTCGTTCCAAAGAGATTTTAGCAACAACAGGTGTTAACCCCGACACCCGTGTTAAGGAACTGAGTGATGCTGATATAGCAGCCTTAAGGGGCGAGATAGAAAGTAACTATCAAGTAGAGGGTGACTTAAGGCGCTGGGAAGCAATGAATATCAAGCGCCTGGTTGACATCGGGACTTATCGGGGGCGTCGCCACCGCATGGGTTTACCAGTCAGAGGGCAAAGAACTCGTACTAATGCCAGAACTCGGCGGGGGAGAAGGCAGACAGTTGCGGGTAAGAAAAAGGCTCCTGCTAAGTAATTCTTTACTTACGCTTATCTACAGCAATTCACAAAAAATCACAGCGATATGGCGCGACAACAAAGTAACAAAAAATCAGGTAGTAAGAAGCAAAAACGTAATGTCCCGAATGGGGTTGCTTACATCCAGTCTACCTTTAACAATAGCATTGTCACCATTACCGACTCAAACGGAGATGTTGTGTCATGGGCAAGTGCTGGATCTAGTGGCTTCAAAGGAGCCAAAAAGGGAACTCCCTTTGCCGCACAAACAGCGGCAGAAAGTGCAGCACGCCGAGCCATCGATCAGGGAATGCGCCAGATAGAGGTGATGGTTAGTGGTCCGGGAGCAGGTAGAGAAACAGCTATCCGAGCACTTCAAGGAGCAGGGCTGGAGATTACTCTCATTAGAGATATTACGCCAATTCCTCACAATGGTTGCCGTCCACCCAAGCGTCGCCGCGTGTAAGAGCGATAGCCTTTGAAGAGGACTATCCACTTCCACTCGGGATTGCGCTTGCGATCGTGAAGAGAGTCGTGAACTTTGAGCTAGCACTCAAGAAGTGCAAATTCAAACCAGCAATATAGTAAACGACATATGACTAGCGCCTGTTAGCTATTTGGAAGCCTCAAAATTTCACCGTAGCTCAAGGCAAAAAATAAATTTGGGAAGGCAGACCTTTAGAAGGGGCTGCCTAACCTTAAACACTGGTGAAGAAAATTTCCGCTACAACCAAGTGTTTGTGGAGGCAATTTGATTGCCCCTCTTACAGGACTCGACAATAAGGGAGGCTACTCCGTGGCACAATTTCAAATAGAGTGTGTAGAATCTAATACTGAAGAAAATAGAGGTCAAGCCAGTAGATTTGTCTTAGAACCCCTAGAACGGGGTCAAGGAACTACAGTCGGCAATGCCTTAAGAAGGGTTTTACTTTCTAACTTAGAAGGGACAGCAGTAACAGCAGTCAGAATTGCAGGCGTTTCACACGAGTTTGCTACCGTTCCGGGCGTTAGGGAAGATGTTTTGGAAATCCTCATGAAAATGAAGGAAGTTGTCCTCAAAAGCTACTCCTCTCAACCCCAAATTGGTCGAGTGCTAGTTACAGGTCCGGCAACAGTCACAGTATCACACTTCGATTTACCCAGTGAAGTAGAAGCAATCGATCCCACCCAATATGTGGCTACTGTTGCTGAAGGTGGGAAGTTGGAAATGGAATTTCGGATTGAAAGAGGTAAGGGATATCGCACTGTCGAAAGAGGTCGTGAAGAAGCTACGTCTTTGGACTTTCTTCAAATTGATTCGGTATTTATGCCAGTGCGGAAGGTTAATTACAGTGTAGAAGAAACTCGTGGAGATAATGGGATACCAAAAGACCGTTTGTTGATAGAAGTATGTACAAACGGAAGCCTGACTCCACAAGAAGCCCTTTCAGGCGCTGCTGGTATTTTGGTAGACCTATTCAATCCATTAAAAGATATTTCGCTGGAACCAACAGACACAGCTACTGACATTCCAGACGATCCCACCGCTCAAATTCCTATTGAAGAATTACAACTTTCAGTCAGAGCTTATAACTGTCTCAAGCGAGCACAGGTTAACTCTGTTGCCGACTTATTAGATTACACTCAAGAAGAC
It encodes the following:
- the rpsM gene encoding 30S ribosomal protein S13 — protein: MARIAGVDLPRDKRVEIGLTYIYGIGLSRSKEILATTGVNPDTRVKELSDADIAALRGEIESNYQVEGDLRRWEAMNIKRLVDIGTYRGRRHRMGLPVRGQRTRTNARTRRGRRQTVAGKKKAPAK
- the rpsK gene encoding 30S ribosomal protein S11 translates to MARQQSNKKSGSKKQKRNVPNGVAYIQSTFNNSIVTITDSNGDVVSWASAGSSGFKGAKKGTPFAAQTAAESAARRAIDQGMRQIEVMVSGPGAGRETAIRALQGAGLEITLIRDITPIPHNGCRPPKRRRV
- a CDS encoding DNA-directed RNA polymerase subunit alpha, with protein sequence MAQFQIECVESNTEENRGQASRFVLEPLERGQGTTVGNALRRVLLSNLEGTAVTAVRIAGVSHEFATVPGVREDVLEILMKMKEVVLKSYSSQPQIGRVLVTGPATVTVSHFDLPSEVEAIDPTQYVATVAEGGKLEMEFRIERGKGYRTVERGREEATSLDFLQIDSVFMPVRKVNYSVEETRGDNGIPKDRLLIEVCTNGSLTPQEALSGAAGILVDLFNPLKDISLEPTDTATDIPDDPTAQIPIEELQLSVRAYNCLKRAQVNSVADLLDYTQEDLLEIKNFGQKSAEEVVEALQRRLGITLPTERASKHP